The DNA sequence CAAGCGCTTTCACCCCGGCTGGGGCGCAGTGGCCGGCATTACCGCCGCCTATCTTGCCGAGGCGCAGTTCAAGGCTCCGTCGCGGGTTTACGAGGGCCGTTTCGGGCTGTTCCATGCCCATCTGCACGGGCAGGAAACGAAGAACGACGAACTGACGCGCGGCCTGGGCGAGATCTGGCATTTCGGCGAAACGGCGCTGAAGCCCTATCCGGTCTGCCACTTCATTCATGGCTGCGCCGATGCGGCGATAGACCTGCATCGCGAGATCGCGGGCGCGGACATCGTCTCGGTCGAGGCGCGGCTGGGCGAGCCGACCCTGCACATCGTCTGCGAACCCGAAGAGGCCAAGCGCAGTCCGACCAACGAATACGAAGTGAAGTTCTCAGCCCACTTCGTCGTGGCCTATTGCCTGCTGCATGGCCGTTTCGGCCTGCCCGACCTGCTGCCTGCGGCAATCGCCGATCCGGCCGCTCTCGCACTGGCCCGGAAGGTCACCTGCAAGGCCGATCCCGATAGCCGTTTCCCGGAATTCTATTCGGGCGGCGTCACCGTGACGCTGGCGGACGGGCGCGTGCTTTCGCGCCATGTCCCGGTCAATTCCGGGGCGGGGGAGAACGCGTTGAGCGCAGAGCAAGTTGCTGCCAAGTTCATGGCCTCTGCCAGCCTGGCGATCGATGAGGCGCAGGCCGGCCGCGTGCTTGACCGTGTGATGCGACTGGAGTCCATTCCCGTGCGGCAACTGGCGGCAGCGTTGCGGACGGAGGAAGCGCGGACATGAGCGGAAACAGGATTGCAGTCATCACCGGGGCAAGCGCCGGGGTCGGCCTGGCTGCGGCAAAGGCGCTGGCCGCAGAAGGCTGGCGCGTGATCGGCCTCGGCCGCAACGCGGCGCGCTGCGCGGCGGCAGAGGCGGAACTGCGGGCCTCTGCCCCCGGTGCCGAGGTTACCATGCTGCGCGCCGACCTTTCGCTCATGGCCGATGCGGCGCGCGTGGCGAAAGAGATTGCCGGCATGGTCGATCATGTCGATCTGCTGGCCAACAATGCCGGCGGCATGATTCCCGAACCGGCGGTGACCGCCGAGGGGCTTGAGGAATGCTTTGCCGGCAATCACCTTGGGCCGTTCGTGCTGACCACGCGGCTGCTGCCCTTGCTGCTCAAGGCTCCGCAGCCACGAGTGATCAACACCAGCTCCGACGGCAGCGAAATGATACCGGGGATGAACTGGGAGAATCTGGAAGACCCGCTCGGCAGTTCGCCGGGCGCGGCCTATTGCAGCGGCAAGCTGGCCAATGTGATGTTTGCGGCGGAACTGGCGCGGCGCCATGGCGGGCAGGGGCTGCTGGCCTTTTCGTTCCACCCCGGCACCGTGGCATCGAACTTCTTCGCCCATGTCCCGCAAGCGACGCGGGCCCATACCGAAGCGCTGGAAAAGATCACGCCCGAAGAAGGCGCGGCAACGCTGCTGTGGCTGGCAAGGCAGCCTGCCGAGGCGCTCGACAACGGCGGCTATTACTATCGCTGCGCCCCGCGCGACCCCAACCCCACCGCGCACGATCCCGCGAACGGCGAGCGTCTGTGGGCCCTAAGCGAGCAGCTTGTCGCCAGCGCCCTGGCCCGTTCCTGAACTTACCAGCGCCGCCGCCGTTGGCAGGC is a window from the Novosphingobium sp. TH158 genome containing:
- a CDS encoding MmgE/PrpD family protein, with amino-acid sequence MAATLRLGDVAPAVVARAKLHILDALGLGLASSVQDFGRSVMAGTLAMAGEGPCSVIGRSERLPLRDAAMVNGTLVHGLDFDDTHLASIIHATATALPAALALGEALDASGADMLAAFVAGAETAIRVGLAVDGGFHHTGHHATSMVSHFASAVTAGRLLGLSGMAIGAAQGIAGSTASGIQVFLEEGAWTKRFHPGWGAVAGITAAYLAEAQFKAPSRVYEGRFGLFHAHLHGQETKNDELTRGLGEIWHFGETALKPYPVCHFIHGCADAAIDLHREIAGADIVSVEARLGEPTLHIVCEPEEAKRSPTNEYEVKFSAHFVVAYCLLHGRFGLPDLLPAAIADPAALALARKVTCKADPDSRFPEFYSGGVTVTLADGRVLSRHVPVNSGAGENALSAEQVAAKFMASASLAIDEAQAGRVLDRVMRLESIPVRQLAAALRTEEART
- a CDS encoding SDR family NAD(P)-dependent oxidoreductase, translating into MSGNRIAVITGASAGVGLAAAKALAAEGWRVIGLGRNAARCAAAEAELRASAPGAEVTMLRADLSLMADAARVAKEIAGMVDHVDLLANNAGGMIPEPAVTAEGLEECFAGNHLGPFVLTTRLLPLLLKAPQPRVINTSSDGSEMIPGMNWENLEDPLGSSPGAAYCSGKLANVMFAAELARRHGGQGLLAFSFHPGTVASNFFAHVPQATRAHTEALEKITPEEGAATLLWLARQPAEALDNGGYYYRCAPRDPNPTAHDPANGERLWALSEQLVASALARS